A single window of Ctenopharyngodon idella isolate HZGC_01 chromosome 24, HZGC01, whole genome shotgun sequence DNA harbors:
- the LOC127507786 gene encoding major histocompatibility complex class I-related gene protein-like isoform X26, with translation MYIFAIYLKTKSMQCKWTESYVLVFVLALSPLSASDGSHSLWLFSTYIKGKTQFPKFSCTTFLDDITVGYYNSTTYIPRGNTTNEDDVIDSDHIKGISGYKYNSFLRISALLRQDRQNDNLEVYQTLVFCELLDLDKPGQMIIRDAARGSTTDELHYFNNKFTYKVILNITQNKLKPKLEKFKQEVENTFYSICITTLKNYLKKRENQINRKIKPRVRLIQKANSDSGGFRVSCLATGFYPRHINLTLFRDGQPVSDHEITGGDLLPNGDGTYQLRKSLEISAEKHKYTCSATHLSLDNKLDVTLEFDPGEPFKSVILPVLIVLALMLMIGTGVVIYKCWRR, from the exons ATGTATATTTTTGCAATATATTTGAAGACTAAAAGCATGCAGTGCAAATGGACAGAGTCGTATGTCCTCGTTTTTGTGCTTGCACTTTCACCTCTATCTGCGTCAGATG gttCTCACTCTTTGTGGTTGTTTTCAACTTACATTAAGGGAAAAACACAATTTCCTAAATTTAGTTGCACAACATTTTTGGATGACATCACAGTTGGATACTATAATTCAACAACATATATTCCAAGAGGGAATACGACGAATGAGGATGATGTGATTGATTCAGATCACATAAAGGGAATAAGTGGCTACAAGTATAACTCCTTTTTGAGAATATCTGCACTGTTAAGGCAAGACAGACAAAATGACA ATCTTGAAGTTTATCAGACACTAGTTTTCTGTGAGCTGCTGGACCTCGACAAGCCTGGACAGATGATTATCAGAGATGCTGCCAGAGGCTCCACCACAGATGAGCTGCATTACTTTAACAACAAGTTTACTTATAAagtgattttaaatattacacaaaATAAGCTCAAACCCAAACTGGAAAAATTTAAGCAGGAAGTTGAAAATACCTTTTACTCAATTTGTATAACAACTCTCAAGAATTACctcaaaaagagagaaaatcaaATTAATAGAAAAA taAAACCCCGAGTCAGACTCATTCAGAAAGCAAACTCAGATTCTGGAGGGTTTCGTGTGAGTTGTTTGGCAACAGGATTTTACCCTCGTCACATCAACCTGACCCTGTTCAGAGATGGACAGCCTGTATCTGATCATGAGATCACTGGAGGAGATCTGCTGCCCAATGGTGACGGGACGTACCAGCTGAGGAAGAGTCTGGAGATTAGTgcagaaaaacacaaatacacctGCTCTGCCACACACCTCAGTCTGGACAACAAACTGGACGTCACTTTGG AATTTGATCCTGGTGAACCATTTAAATCAGTGATTCTCCCAGTGCTGATAGTTTTGGCTCTGATGTTGATGATTGGGACTGGAGTCGTCATATATAAATGCTGGAGGAGATGA